One Chryseobacterium indoltheticum DNA segment encodes these proteins:
- the fabF gene encoding beta-ketoacyl-ACP synthase II, producing MKRVVITGLGAVTPLGNNVEEFWQNSINGVSGANKITHFDTEKFKVHFACEVKNFDPKVYLNHNEIKRSDLFSQYAMYSSAEAINDSGLELERMDPFDTGVIWGTGQGGMWTFESEVMNFAATDQNPRFNPFFVPKFIANMASGMISMKFGLQGINYTTISACATGNTALMDAFNYIRLGKAKVIISGGSEAAITPASVGGFSVMKAMSTRNDDFATASRPYDESRDGFVMGEGAGALVLEEYEHAKARGAKIYAELVGAAMTADAYHMTAPHPDGVGAIKAMELALKEAGANVEDIDYLNPHATSTPLGDLVELKGISKLFKGSKNLDVSATKSMTGHLLGAAGAAEAILSIKAIEKGIIPPTINLHKIDENIPKDVNIIFGEAKEKNIQFALSNAFGFGGHNATVVFKKFS from the coding sequence ATGAAAAGAGTTGTCATTACAGGATTGGGCGCAGTAACGCCTTTAGGAAACAATGTTGAAGAATTCTGGCAAAACAGCATCAATGGGGTGAGTGGAGCAAATAAAATCACTCATTTCGATACCGAAAAATTTAAAGTACACTTTGCGTGTGAAGTAAAAAACTTTGATCCAAAAGTTTATCTAAACCACAACGAAATAAAAAGAAGCGACCTTTTTTCACAATACGCAATGTATTCATCTGCAGAAGCGATAAACGATTCAGGGCTTGAACTTGAAAGAATGGATCCGTTTGACACCGGAGTAATCTGGGGAACCGGACAAGGCGGAATGTGGACCTTTGAAAGTGAAGTCATGAATTTTGCAGCAACAGATCAAAATCCTAGATTCAACCCTTTTTTCGTCCCCAAATTTATCGCCAATATGGCTTCAGGAATGATTTCTATGAAGTTTGGTCTTCAGGGAATTAATTACACAACGATTTCCGCTTGCGCAACAGGAAATACCGCTTTGATGGATGCGTTCAACTATATCCGTTTAGGAAAAGCTAAAGTAATTATCAGCGGTGGTTCGGAAGCTGCAATTACGCCCGCTTCAGTTGGTGGGTTTTCTGTAATGAAAGCAATGTCTACAAGAAATGATGATTTTGCTACAGCAAGCCGCCCTTACGATGAAAGCCGGGACGGTTTTGTAATGGGTGAAGGAGCCGGAGCTTTGGTTTTGGAAGAATACGAACACGCAAAAGCAAGAGGCGCAAAAATCTATGCAGAATTGGTAGGAGCCGCGATGACTGCCGATGCGTATCATATGACGGCACCGCATCCTGATGGAGTTGGAGCCATAAAAGCAATGGAATTGGCATTAAAAGAAGCCGGAGCAAACGTTGAAGATATTGATTACCTAAATCCTCATGCAACCTCTACTCCACTTGGAGATTTGGTAGAATTAAAAGGAATCAGCAAATTATTTAAAGGAAGTAAAAATCTTGATGTAAGCGCAACCAAATCGATGACAGGTCACTTGTTGGGAGCTGCAGGTGCTGCAGAAGCTATTCTTTCAATTAAAGCTATCGAAAAAGGAATCATCCCGCCAACGATCAATCTTCATAAGATCGATGAAAATATTCCAAAAGATGTAAATATTATTTTTGGTGAAGCAAAAGAAAAGAATATTCAATTTGCACTGAGCAATGCCTTCGGTTTTGGAGGTCACAATGCCACTGTGGTATTCAAGAAGTTTTCTTAG
- a CDS encoding OsmC family protein has protein sequence MKRNATAVWNGTVKEGKGHLTTQSTTLNQTQYSFGSRFEDGVGTNPEELLAAAHAGCFTMKLSAELTQAGFTPEELTTKSVITLDPAAGKITKSELTLTAKIPGISEEDFQKYAKIAEEGCPVSQAFSFEISLNATLAN, from the coding sequence ATGAAACGTAACGCAACAGCCGTTTGGAATGGCACTGTAAAAGAAGGTAAAGGACATTTAACTACCCAAAGCACAACTTTAAATCAAACTCAATATTCTTTCGGAAGCCGTTTCGAAGATGGAGTTGGAACCAACCCTGAAGAATTATTAGCGGCAGCTCACGCAGGATGTTTCACCATGAAACTAAGCGCAGAATTAACTCAAGCAGGCTTCACTCCTGAAGAGCTTACAACAAAATCAGTAATCACGCTAGATCCTGCAGCAGGAAAAATCACTAAATCTGAATTGACATTAACCGCTAAAATCCCTGGAATTTCTGAAGAAGATTTTCAAAAGTATGCGAAGATCGCTGAAGAAGGCTGTCCTGTAAGTCAGGCTTTCAGTTTTGAGATTAGCTTGAATGCTACTTTAGCAAACTAA
- a CDS encoding quinone-dependent dihydroorotate dehydrogenase, which yields MYKSLIRPILFKFDPEEVHHFTFSMLKNFGFLTKLFLPKPIVDKRLEREVFGLKFKNPVGLAAGFDKNAVLFNELGDLGFGFVEIGTVTPKAQAGNPKKRLFRLIEDGGIINRMGFNNDGLEAAIQKLKGNKGKIIIGGNIGKNTNTTPENYTQDYLDCFEGLHPYVDYFVLNVSCPNVGSHAKLEDVEYLRELITAVKEINQTKVNPKPILLKIAPDLNNQQLDEIIELIAETKIDGIVVSNTSVNREGLKTSPEVLAEIRNGGLSGKPIRERSTKMIKYLSDKSNREFPIIGVGGIHSAKDAIEKLDAGASLVQLYTGFIYEGPQLINDINQELLTRAGRISR from the coding sequence ATGTACAAATCGCTCATTCGCCCGATTCTTTTTAAATTCGATCCTGAAGAAGTGCACCATTTTACTTTTTCAATGCTGAAAAATTTTGGTTTTCTTACCAAATTATTTTTACCAAAACCAATTGTAGACAAACGTCTTGAAAGAGAAGTTTTCGGACTGAAATTCAAAAATCCGGTAGGTTTAGCAGCAGGTTTCGATAAAAATGCTGTTTTGTTTAATGAGTTGGGAGATCTAGGTTTCGGATTTGTAGAAATAGGAACGGTAACGCCAAAAGCTCAAGCCGGAAATCCTAAGAAAAGATTGTTTCGTTTAATTGAAGATGGCGGAATTATCAATAGAATGGGCTTCAACAATGACGGACTTGAAGCTGCCATCCAAAAACTGAAAGGCAATAAAGGAAAAATCATCATCGGCGGAAACATCGGAAAAAATACCAACACAACGCCTGAAAATTATACCCAAGATTATCTAGACTGTTTCGAAGGTCTGCATCCTTACGTAGATTATTTTGTACTGAATGTAAGTTGTCCCAACGTTGGAAGTCATGCGAAGCTGGAAGATGTAGAATATCTGAGAGAATTGATTACAGCCGTGAAGGAAATCAATCAAACTAAAGTAAATCCAAAACCGATTCTTTTGAAAATTGCTCCGGATTTAAATAATCAACAATTAGACGAAATTATCGAATTGATTGCAGAAACAAAAATCGACGGAATTGTGGTTTCAAATACATCAGTCAACAGAGAAGGTTTAAAAACTTCACCTGAAGTTTTAGCAGAAATCAGAAACGGTGGTTTAAGCGGAAAACCGATTCGTGAGCGTAGTACAAAAATGATCAAATATCTTTCAGATAAAAGTAACAGAGAGTTTCCAATTATCGGAGTTGGCGGAATTCACTCGGCAAAAGATGCGATTGAAAAACTGGATGCCGGAGCAAGTTTGGTTCAGCTGTACACCGGATTTATTTATGAAGGTCCACAGTTGATCAATGATATTAATCAGGAACTTTTAACGAGAGCGGGAAGAATTTCGAGATAG
- a CDS encoding PaaI family thioesterase: MDKLQALKSFIGKEFTASPSPFMRWLNPVVVSAEEGQIEFQYTVREEWLNPMGNMHGGVTAAIMDDIIGATMFSLNEKNFIVTVNNSIDYFSTAKENDKIVAETKIIKRGKQFVNAQCEIWNADKTRLIARGTSNLFKINN; encoded by the coding sequence ATGGACAAACTGCAGGCATTAAAATCATTCATCGGAAAAGAATTTACCGCATCACCCTCTCCTTTTATGAGATGGCTTAATCCGGTGGTCGTATCGGCTGAAGAAGGTCAAATTGAATTTCAGTACACCGTAAGAGAAGAATGGCTAAACCCGATGGGAAATATGCACGGTGGCGTAACGGCAGCAATTATGGATGATATCATTGGCGCAACCATGTTTTCTTTAAACGAAAAAAACTTTATTGTAACCGTAAATAACAGCATCGATTATTTTTCAACGGCAAAAGAAAATGATAAAATTGTAGCCGAAACCAAAATCATCAAAAGAGGAAAACAGTTTGTGAATGCACAATGCGAAATTTGGAATGCAGACAAAACAAGACTTATCGCAAGAGGAACCTCCAATTTATTCAAAATTAATAACTAA
- the msrB gene encoding peptide-methionine (R)-S-oxide reductase MsrB, producing MQNETENNPYYSRTDKEKLNVSNDEWRKILSPDLYAIAREAATERPFTGKYNEFDELGEYYCAVCGNHLFRSNSKFSSSCGWPSFFEADKSGVSYNRDSSHGMERIEVVCKRCDSHLGHVFNDGPPPTGTRYCMNSVSLEFVPDSEK from the coding sequence ATGCAAAACGAAACAGAAAACAATCCATATTACTCAAGAACAGATAAAGAGAAACTCAATGTTTCTAATGATGAATGGCGTAAAATTCTTTCGCCGGATCTTTATGCAATTGCAAGAGAAGCAGCAACAGAAAGACCTTTCACCGGAAAATATAATGAGTTTGATGAATTGGGAGAATACTATTGTGCGGTATGTGGAAATCATTTATTCAGATCTAATTCTAAATTTTCCAGCAGTTGTGGCTGGCCAAGTTTTTTTGAAGCCGATAAAAGTGGAGTAAGCTATAACCGCGATTCTTCCCATGGGATGGAACGAATTGAAGTAGTTTGTAAAAGATGCGATTCTCATTTGGGGCACGTTTTTAATGACGGACCGCCACCAACAGGTACAAGATATTGCATGAATTCTGTAAGTTTGGAGTTTGTTCCAGATTCTGAAAAATGA
- a CDS encoding TetR/AcrR family transcriptional regulator: protein MSKAEKTKQFIIEKTATLFNTKGYTATSLSDITEATGLTKGSIYGNFENKDEVSLEVYKYNSGILKKSLMRSFSEEFPTMSDKLYAFVSFYRKNWQLVFLHGGCPLMNAATESDDTFPALNNQVKLSFEDWTKTISEIIKTGQINNEFNKKIDPEQYASLFIILIEGGILLSKTTKDEKHLNLALDRILLLIDKEIKKNPL from the coding sequence ATGTCAAAAGCAGAAAAGACAAAACAATTCATTATCGAGAAAACGGCCACTTTGTTTAATACCAAAGGTTATACCGCTACGTCTTTGTCTGATATTACAGAAGCAACCGGCCTCACAAAAGGCAGTATCTACGGAAATTTTGAAAACAAAGACGAAGTATCTCTTGAGGTTTACAAATACAATTCGGGAATTCTCAAAAAAAGTTTGATGAGATCATTCAGCGAAGAGTTTCCTACAATGTCTGATAAACTCTATGCTTTTGTGTCTTTCTACAGAAAAAACTGGCAATTGGTTTTTCTACATGGCGGTTGCCCATTGATGAATGCTGCAACAGAATCTGACGATACCTTTCCTGCATTAAACAATCAGGTAAAATTATCTTTTGAAGACTGGACAAAAACTATTTCAGAAATCATTAAAACCGGGCAAATCAATAATGAGTTCAATAAAAAAATAGATCCCGAACAATACGCTTCGCTTTTCATCATCCTTATTGAAGGTGGAATTTTGCTTTCTAAAACAACAAAAGATGAAAAACATTTAAACCTTGCTTTAGATAGAATTCTACTACTCATCGACAAAGAAATTAAAAAAAATCCTTTATAA
- a CDS encoding APC family permease has protein sequence MSQKKLGEWYATAICGNDITSSVLYVSALTIGVAGQYAWISLLMVAGTLFLFRKIYSEVVGALPLNGGAYNVLLNSSSKNNAAIAATLTILSYMATAVISASEGMHYLHHIFPSFNVVIATFGLLLLFLFLTIQGISESAIVALIIFILHIACMLILVIFCSIFIFQHGISFFIENWHSPLEGGGIFKALILGFSAAMLGISGFESSANFVEEQKAGVFPKTLKNMWIAVSVLNPLMAILAIGIMPLSEVNEYKNSFLSHMAELTGGKTLATIISVNAVLVLSGAVLTSFVGVNGLIKRMTLDRILPNYFLKENKKGSTYRILILFFLLCISVLFVTKGEIGPLAGVYALSFLTVMAFFAIGNILLKIRRARLPRPEYASPISVLIALIAVVVAIYGNIKTKPEYLLTFLTYFLPSVLIVSAMLARKDIMFFIVKTFKSTNRNYRKHIIKSERSLNISIKRLTEQQFVFFSKGDDISTLNKVMMYLNENEVTNRIKIVSVLEEYQKPTDQFLSDFDALDRAYPEVDMEYIIEQGQFTPEKVDELSNRWCIPKNFMFISSPGERFSHRVEDLGGVRLIL, from the coding sequence ATGTCTCAAAAAAAACTTGGCGAATGGTACGCTACCGCAATTTGCGGAAATGATATTACTTCATCTGTTTTATATGTATCTGCTCTTACAATCGGCGTTGCCGGACAATACGCCTGGATCTCACTGCTAATGGTGGCAGGAACTCTTTTTCTGTTCCGGAAAATATACAGTGAAGTTGTAGGCGCACTTCCCTTAAATGGAGGAGCTTACAATGTATTACTCAATTCATCATCAAAAAATAACGCCGCTATTGCCGCAACACTCACCATATTATCTTATATGGCGACCGCTGTAATATCAGCATCCGAAGGAATGCATTATCTGCATCATATTTTCCCAAGCTTTAATGTGGTAATTGCGACATTCGGACTTTTGCTTCTTTTCTTATTTCTTACCATTCAGGGAATTTCAGAAAGTGCAATTGTAGCCTTAATTATTTTTATACTACACATAGCCTGCATGTTGATCTTGGTAATATTCTGCAGCATTTTTATATTTCAGCACGGTATAAGTTTTTTTATTGAAAACTGGCATTCCCCTTTAGAAGGTGGAGGAATTTTTAAAGCTTTAATTTTAGGATTCAGTGCTGCAATGCTAGGAATTTCAGGTTTTGAAAGTTCTGCCAACTTTGTGGAAGAGCAAAAAGCCGGCGTTTTCCCGAAAACTTTAAAAAATATGTGGATTGCCGTTTCGGTACTCAATCCTTTGATGGCTATTTTAGCAATAGGAATAATGCCGCTTTCTGAAGTAAATGAATATAAAAACTCATTTCTTTCGCACATGGCCGAGCTTACCGGAGGAAAAACACTCGCCACTATTATATCCGTAAATGCCGTTCTGGTCTTAAGCGGAGCTGTTCTCACCTCTTTTGTCGGCGTAAACGGATTAATCAAAAGAATGACGTTAGACAGAATTCTTCCCAATTATTTCTTAAAAGAAAACAAAAAAGGAAGTACGTACAGGATTTTAATATTATTCTTTTTACTTTGTATATCGGTTCTTTTCGTTACAAAAGGAGAAATTGGTCCTTTGGCAGGTGTTTATGCCTTATCATTTCTTACCGTAATGGCATTTTTTGCGATTGGAAACATTTTGCTGAAAATTCGCCGTGCCAGACTTCCGAGACCAGAATATGCATCACCAATTTCGGTGTTAATCGCCTTAATTGCTGTCGTGGTCGCCATCTACGGAAATATAAAAACCAAACCCGAATATCTACTTACTTTTCTTACCTATTTTCTTCCTTCTGTATTGATCGTTTCGGCAATGCTGGCAAGGAAAGATATTATGTTTTTTATCGTAAAGACTTTTAAATCTACCAATAGAAACTACAGAAAACATATTATTAAAAGCGAAAGATCCCTAAACATTTCCATTAAAAGACTTACCGAGCAGCAGTTTGTATTTTTCTCTAAAGGAGATGATATTTCCACATTAAATAAAGTAATGATGTATCTTAATGAAAACGAAGTTACCAACCGGATAAAAATAGTATCCGTATTGGAAGAATATCAAAAACCTACGGATCAGTTTCTTTCAGATTTTGATGCGCTAGACAGAGCTTATCCGGAAGTAGACATGGAATATATTATCGAACAGGGACAATTTACGCCGGAGAAAGTAGACGAGCTTAGCAACCGGTGGTGCATTCCGAAAAACTTTATGTTTATTTCTTCACCAGGCGAACGATTCAGCCACAGAGTTGAAGATTTAGGTGGCGTAAGACTTATTCTGTAA
- a CDS encoding murein L,D-transpeptidase catalytic domain family protein, whose translation MKGFYSVLGIVYMVTTSFYLSPKNENVKNENTNTKKIETAVEIKSEKSKNEMSSSEELYNSILFDTDHKLNFDVFSKAILGFNNLKKAGKLDVNAHLLTICDFSMSSNTKRLWVIDMDKKKVLFNSLVAHGKNTGEEFAMNFSNTESSYQSSLGFYVTDATYEGGNGYSLKLLGMDKGYNDAALQRAVVMHGADYVSEEFAATHKRIGRSWGCPAIPRDLTKPIINTIKGKNCLFIYYPDQNYLSSSEWLKEA comes from the coding sequence ATGAAAGGATTTTATAGCGTATTAGGCATTGTGTACATGGTAACCACTTCTTTTTATCTTTCTCCAAAAAACGAGAATGTAAAGAATGAAAATACCAACACAAAAAAAATAGAAACTGCTGTTGAAATTAAATCTGAAAAAAGCAAAAATGAAATGAGTTCTTCTGAAGAACTTTACAATTCTATCTTATTTGACACTGATCATAAACTAAACTTTGATGTTTTCTCTAAGGCAATATTGGGTTTTAATAATCTTAAAAAAGCCGGAAAGCTTGATGTAAATGCACATTTATTGACTATCTGCGATTTTTCTATGTCATCAAATACCAAAAGACTTTGGGTAATCGATATGGACAAGAAAAAAGTTCTTTTCAATTCTTTGGTAGCTCACGGTAAAAATACAGGCGAAGAATTTGCAATGAATTTTTCTAATACCGAAAGTTCTTACCAAAGCAGTCTTGGTTTTTATGTTACAGATGCTACTTATGAAGGCGGAAATGGATATTCACTGAAGCTTCTGGGCATGGATAAAGGATATAATGATGCCGCTTTGCAAAGAGCCGTCGTGATGCATGGAGCAGATTATGTAAGTGAAGAGTTTGCCGCAACGCACAAAAGAATAGGAAGAAGCTGGGGTTGTCCTGCAATTCCTAGAGATTTAACAAAACCGATTATTAATACAATAAAGGGAAAAAATTGTCTTTTTATTTATTATCCCGATCAGAACTATCTTTCTTCATCGGAATGGTTGAAAGAAGCTTAA
- a CDS encoding DUF445 domain-containing protein, with protein MNDEAKRKQLRKYKAFATGLFVLMAVIFIITTILQKTHDSHWIGYVRAFSEAAMVGALADWFAVTALFRHPLGLPIPHTNLIENSKEKLGDNLGSFVVSNFLSPKTIRPYIQKIKISNFVGEWLTKERNQEALIKNLSDIILDILNKLDDSEVSSFISKKVSEMTDDIQLNKILGNGIIYLLDKNDHQKIVTNLSKQIKEYLIENDSMIQERVKKGSYSFIPSFVDNKIAEKIASGLSDFFREVEEDTNHEIRGLITKKIYEFSNDLKEDPKWNDEFKTIKNDFLKNDKLEEYSNDIWLSIKKTLSTELQEEESSLKKYITKNLNEFSQNLKTDEKLQNKIDHWVRVTAYKYILKNTHQAGNLISSTVGNWQGKELSEKMELEVGKDLQFIRVNGTLVGGLVGLIIYTISHFFI; from the coding sequence ATGAACGATGAAGCCAAACGAAAACAGCTCAGAAAATATAAAGCCTTTGCTACAGGACTTTTTGTTTTGATGGCAGTTATTTTCATTATTACCACAATTTTACAAAAGACTCACGATTCTCACTGGATTGGCTATGTGCGTGCATTTTCCGAAGCTGCAATGGTGGGTGCTTTAGCAGACTGGTTCGCTGTGACGGCGCTTTTCCGTCATCCGTTGGGCTTGCCGATTCCGCATACCAATCTGATTGAAAACAGCAAGGAAAAGTTGGGTGACAATCTGGGAAGTTTTGTGGTTTCTAACTTTCTTTCTCCAAAAACAATTCGTCCTTATATTCAGAAAATTAAAATTTCGAATTTTGTTGGTGAATGGCTTACAAAAGAAAGAAATCAGGAAGCTTTAATTAAAAACCTTTCAGACATCATTCTGGATATTCTAAACAAGCTGGATGATTCTGAAGTAAGCAGTTTTATCAGCAAAAAAGTAAGCGAAATGACCGACGATATTCAGCTTAATAAAATTTTGGGAAATGGTATTATTTATCTTTTAGACAAAAATGATCATCAGAAAATAGTTACTAATCTGTCAAAACAGATCAAAGAATATCTTATTGAAAATGATAGCATGATTCAGGAAAGGGTAAAAAAAGGGAGTTACTCCTTTATTCCTTCGTTTGTCGATAATAAAATTGCCGAGAAAATTGCGAGCGGACTTTCAGATTTTTTCAGAGAGGTGGAGGAAGATACTAATCATGAAATCAGAGGTTTAATAACAAAAAAAATCTACGAATTTTCTAATGATTTAAAAGAAGACCCAAAATGGAATGACGAATTCAAAACCATCAAGAATGATTTTCTTAAAAATGATAAGCTTGAAGAATATTCTAATGACATTTGGCTTTCCATCAAAAAAACTTTGAGCACTGAATTGCAGGAAGAGGAATCTTCATTAAAAAAATACATCACCAAAAACCTGAATGAGTTTTCTCAAAATTTAAAAACCGACGAAAAACTTCAGAATAAAATCGATCATTGGGTACGAGTAACTGCTTACAAATATATTCTGAAAAACACCCATCAAGCCGGAAACCTCATCAGCTCAACCGTCGGAAACTGGCAAGGAAAAGAACTGAGCGAAAAAATGGAACTTGAAGTTGGAAAAGATCTTCAATTTATACGTGTCAACGGAACTTTAGTTGGTGGATTGGTTGGTTTGATTATTTACACGATTTCCCATTTTTTTATTTAA